One Tamlana carrageenivorans genomic region harbors:
- the ilvC gene encoding ketol-acid reductoisomerase, which yields MGNYFNTLSLRDKLNQLSKCRFMDTSEFADGVDALKGKKIVIVGCGAQGLNQGLNMRDSGLDISYTLRDSAIAEKRASFVNATENGFEVGTYEELIPKADLVLNLTPDKQHTNVVKAVMPLMKKGATLAYSHGFNIVEEGMQIREDLTVIMVAPKSPGSEVREEYKRGFGVPTLIAVHEENDPEGKGWAQAKAYAVATGGDRAGVLASSFIAEVKSDLMGEQTILCGLLQTGSILCFDKMVEEGIEPGYASKLIQYGWETITEGLKYGGVTNMMDRLSNAAKIKAFELSEELKDIMRPLFQKHMDDIIEGRFSAGMMADWANDDKDLLGWRAATAETAFEKTPAGDVEITEQEYYDNGVLMVAMVRAGVELAFEAMVDSGIIDASAYYESLHETPLIANTIARKKLYEMNRVISDTAEYGCYLFDHACKPLLTDFMKTVNTDVIGKAYAKDNGKGVDNAKLIAVNKALRNHPVEKVGEFLRSSMTAMKPIV from the coding sequence GCTGTGGAGCTCAAGGTTTAAATCAAGGTTTAAACATGAGAGATTCAGGTTTAGATATTTCTTATACTTTACGTGATTCTGCTATTGCTGAAAAACGTGCTTCTTTTGTTAATGCAACAGAAAATGGTTTTGAAGTTGGTACTTACGAAGAGCTTATTCCAAAAGCAGATTTAGTACTAAATCTTACTCCAGATAAGCAACACACTAATGTAGTTAAAGCGGTTATGCCTTTAATGAAAAAAGGAGCTACTTTAGCGTATTCTCATGGTTTCAATATTGTTGAAGAAGGCATGCAAATTCGTGAAGATCTTACGGTAATCATGGTAGCGCCTAAGTCGCCAGGTTCGGAAGTTCGTGAAGAATATAAAAGAGGTTTTGGTGTGCCAACCTTAATAGCGGTACACGAAGAAAACGATCCAGAAGGAAAAGGATGGGCACAAGCTAAGGCTTATGCTGTTGCAACTGGTGGTGATAGAGCTGGTGTTTTAGCATCTTCTTTCATTGCTGAGGTGAAATCGGATTTAATGGGTGAGCAAACCATTCTTTGTGGATTGTTACAAACAGGTTCTATCCTTTGTTTCGATAAAATGGTTGAAGAAGGTATCGAGCCAGGTTATGCTTCTAAATTAATTCAATACGGATGGGAAACCATTACCGAAGGTCTTAAATACGGTGGTGTTACTAACATGATGGACCGTCTTTCTAACGCTGCAAAAATTAAAGCTTTTGAATTATCGGAAGAGTTAAAAGATATTATGCGTCCGTTATTCCAAAAGCATATGGATGATATTATCGAGGGACGTTTTTCTGCTGGAATGATGGCAGATTGGGCTAACGATGATAAAGATTTATTAGGATGGAGAGCTGCAACTGCTGAAACGGCATTTGAAAAAACGCCTGCTGGAGATGTTGAGATTACAGAGCAAGAATACTACGATAACGGTGTATTAATGGTTGCTATGGTAAGAGCTGGTGTTGAATTGGCTTTCGAAGCGATGGTAGACTCTGGAATTATCGATGCTTCTGCATACTACGAATCGTTACACGAAACGCCATTAATTGCAAATACTATTGCTAGAAAGAAATTATACGAAATGAACCGTGTAATCTCTGATACGGCCGAGTACGGATGTTACTTATTCGATCACGCATGTAAGCCTTTATTAACCGATTTCATGAAAACGGTTAATACCGATGTAATTGGTAAAGCTTATGCTAAAGATAATGGTAAAGGTGTTGATAACGCAAAACTTATCGCTGTTAATAAAGCATTAAGAAATCACCCAGTTGAAAAAGTTGGAGAATTCTTAAGGTCATCTATGACGGCTATGAAGCCAATAGTTTAA
- a CDS encoding argininosuccinate synthase encodes MKKLVIAYSGGLDTSYCAVSLSKEYDVHAVSVNTGGFTKEEISHIESNAYKMGVTTYKNIDAVSTFYEKVVKYLIFGNVLKNNSYPLSVSAERIIQAIEIIEYAKSIDAEYIAHGSTGAGNDQVRFDMIFQTLAPNIKIITPIRDEKLTRQQEIDYLKENGIDMNWEKAKYSVNKGLWGTSVGGSETLTSDKALPNEAYPSQLKHTEEEKVKLTFKQGELVAVNGIENSPQNNIEVLNNLASAYAIGRDIHVGDTIVGIKGRVGFEAAAALITIKAHHLLEKHTLTKWQLQHKEYLSSFYGMHLHEGQYLDPVMRNIEAFLESSQDKVSGDVFVALKPYHFALDGIQSDHDLMSAKFGSYGEENKAWTADDAKGFIKILGNQNKIYQQVNSK; translated from the coding sequence ATGAAAAAATTAGTAATAGCATACAGTGGTGGATTGGATACGTCATACTGTGCAGTAAGTTTATCAAAGGAATATGATGTGCACGCCGTAAGTGTAAACACAGGTGGTTTTACTAAAGAAGAAATTAGTCATATAGAGAGTAACGCCTACAAAATGGGTGTTACGACTTATAAAAATATTGATGCCGTTTCTACTTTTTATGAAAAAGTAGTTAAGTATCTTATTTTTGGGAATGTATTAAAAAATAATTCATACCCCTTATCGGTAAGTGCCGAGCGTATCATTCAAGCGATTGAAATTATTGAATACGCTAAAAGTATTGACGCCGAATATATTGCTCATGGTAGTACAGGGGCTGGAAACGATCAAGTGCGTTTTGATATGATTTTCCAAACTTTGGCACCAAATATCAAAATTATTACCCCAATTAGAGACGAGAAGTTAACCAGACAACAAGAAATCGACTATTTGAAAGAAAATGGTATCGATATGAACTGGGAAAAAGCAAAATACTCTGTTAACAAAGGGCTATGGGGAACGAGTGTTGGAGGTTCAGAAACTTTAACATCCGATAAGGCATTGCCTAACGAAGCTTATCCGTCTCAATTGAAACACACCGAGGAAGAAAAAGTAAAATTAACCTTCAAACAAGGCGAGTTAGTAGCGGTAAACGGTATTGAAAATTCGCCTCAAAATAATATAGAAGTGCTAAATAATTTAGCTTCGGCTTATGCCATTGGTAGAGATATCCATGTTGGCGATACAATTGTTGGTATTAAAGGACGTGTTGGTTTTGAAGCCGCAGCAGCCCTTATTACTATTAAAGCTCATCATTTGTTAGAAAAGCATACCCTAACTAAATGGCAGTTACAACACAAAGAATATTTGTCAAGTTTCTACGGAATGCACTTGCATGAAGGGCAGTATTTAGACCCTGTAATGCGAAATATTGAAGCTTTCCTGGAAAGCAGTCAGGATAAAGTTTCAGGTGATGTGTTTGTAGCTTTAAAACCTTACCACTTTGCACTAGATGGTATTCAGTCTGACCATGACTTGATGAGTGCGAAATTTGGAAGCTACGGTGAGGAGAACAAAGCGTGGACCGCTGATGACGCTAAAGGCTTTATCAAAATTCTAGGTAATCAGAATAAAATCTATCAACAAGTAAATTCAAAATAA
- a CDS encoding NADP-dependent glyceraldehyde-3-phosphate dehydrogenase — MKTAFQDIPEAYKIKSLLHQTTYLVNGELKSWEGDTAEVYSTISSTSDYKPTLLGTIPQLGEKEAMEVLDSATSAYDHGKGLWPTMKVADRIACMETFVEQMKTKREEVVKLLMWEIGKNLPDSEKEFDRTVEYIYDTIEAYKQIDRSSAKFEKNSGVYAHIRRGPLGVVLCLGPYNYPLNETFALLIPALIMGNPVIFKPAKYGVLLISPLLEAFQSSFPEGVVNIVYGRGRVLAAPIMKSGAIDVLALIGNSKSANILQAQHPKGNRLRMVLGLEAKNPAIVLPDADLDLAVDECIAGTLSFNGQRCTALKVLYVHESVVEEFNRRFAYKVDQLKFGNPWEEGVKLTPLPETDKPAYIQELIDDALEKGASIINKKGGETSENYIFPAVLYPVSKEMRVYKEEQFGPVIPVISFSDIEEPLDDMAESDYGQQVSLFGKNINTLSPLIDTLVNLVCRVNLNSSCQRGPDVYPFTGRKDSASGTLSVHDALRSFSIRTFVASKDNEYNNAILTELLERKTSNFISTDYIL, encoded by the coding sequence ATGAAAACAGCTTTTCAAGATATTCCTGAAGCTTATAAAATAAAATCACTTTTACATCAAACCACATACTTGGTAAACGGAGAGTTGAAAAGTTGGGAAGGAGATACTGCTGAGGTATATTCTACCATTTCATCAACCTCAGATTATAAACCAACACTTTTGGGGACTATTCCGCAATTAGGTGAAAAAGAGGCTATGGAGGTTTTGGATTCTGCAACCTCGGCCTACGATCATGGAAAAGGCTTATGGCCAACAATGAAAGTTGCCGATAGAATTGCTTGTATGGAAACTTTCGTAGAGCAAATGAAAACCAAGCGTGAAGAAGTTGTGAAACTTTTAATGTGGGAGATAGGGAAAAATTTGCCTGATTCTGAAAAAGAATTCGATAGAACTGTAGAGTACATTTATGATACTATTGAAGCTTATAAACAAATTGACAGGTCTTCTGCAAAATTTGAAAAAAACTCTGGCGTTTATGCGCATATCCGTCGTGGTCCACTAGGTGTGGTTTTGTGCTTGGGGCCTTATAATTATCCGCTTAACGAAACGTTTGCCTTATTGATTCCGGCTTTAATTATGGGGAACCCCGTAATTTTCAAGCCTGCTAAATACGGTGTTCTATTAATTTCGCCTTTATTGGAAGCTTTTCAAAGCAGTTTCCCTGAAGGGGTAGTGAATATTGTGTATGGTCGCGGACGAGTTTTAGCGGCACCAATTATGAAATCTGGCGCTATCGATGTGTTGGCTTTAATTGGAAATAGTAAATCGGCTAACATCCTTCAAGCGCAGCACCCGAAAGGAAACAGACTGCGTATGGTTTTAGGTTTGGAAGCTAAAAATCCGGCGATTGTATTACCAGATGCCGATTTAGATTTAGCGGTCGATGAGTGTATTGCCGGTACTTTATCTTTCAACGGACAACGTTGTACAGCATTAAAAGTATTGTATGTTCACGAATCGGTTGTTGAAGAATTTAACCGTCGATTTGCTTATAAAGTTGATCAGCTTAAATTTGGAAATCCTTGGGAGGAAGGTGTGAAATTAACGCCGCTTCCAGAAACGGATAAGCCAGCATATATTCAAGAACTTATTGACGACGCTCTAGAAAAAGGAGCAAGCATCATCAATAAAAAAGGTGGTGAAACTTCCGAGAATTATATTTTTCCAGCGGTGTTATATCCGGTGTCTAAAGAGATGCGTGTTTATAAAGAAGAGCAATTCGGACCCGTAATTCCGGTGATTTCTTTTTCTGATATTGAAGAGCCTTTAGATGATATGGCGGAGTCGGATTACGGACAACAAGTGAGCTTATTTGGTAAAAATATTAATACCTTATCACCACTTATCGATACCCTGGTAAATTTAGTATGTCGTGTAAACTTAAATAGTTCTTGCCAAAGAGGACCAGATGTTTACCCATTTACAGGACGAAAAGATTCGGCTTCAGGAACATTAAGTGTACATGATGCATTGCGTTCGTTCTCTATTAGAACTTTTGTGGCTTCTAAGGATAACGAATATAACAATGCCATTTTAACAGAGTTGCTCGAAAGAAAAACGTCGAACTTTATTAGTACCGACTATATTTTATAA
- the azu gene encoding azurin — MKAAKHILMFFLFCVTLMACGKKEKKQNQSPSQTETKAASSETITTINLTASDAMQFNKNKIEVNAGEKVRLTLTHTGKMPKTVMGHNFVLLKKGVDLTDFGTEAATATDSEFIPNDGDDVIVHTKLIGGGESTTIEFNAPESGIYDFLCSFPGHFAIMKGKFIVK, encoded by the coding sequence ATGAAAGCAGCAAAACATATTTTAATGTTCTTTCTTTTTTGTGTCACCTTAATGGCTTGCGGAAAGAAAGAAAAAAAGCAGAATCAAAGTCCGTCGCAAACCGAAACGAAAGCGGCTTCAAGTGAGACTATAACAACTATTAACCTTACTGCAAGCGATGCCATGCAGTTCAATAAAAATAAAATTGAGGTTAATGCCGGTGAAAAAGTAAGACTTACTTTGACTCATACTGGTAAAATGCCGAAAACCGTCATGGGGCATAATTTCGTCTTACTAAAAAAAGGCGTGGATCTTACCGATTTTGGTACCGAAGCTGCTACTGCAACCGATTCGGAATTTATTCCTAACGATGGTGATGATGTGATTGTGCACACCAAACTCATTGGTGGAGGTGAATCTACAACCATTGAGTTTAATGCCCCAGAATCAGGGATTTATGATTTTCTGTGTAGCTTTCCTGGGCATTTTGCGATCATGAAAGGTAAATTTATAGTAAAATAA
- the argC gene encoding N-acetyl-gamma-glutamyl-phosphate reductase, translated as MIQVGIIGGAGYTAGELIRLLIHHPEAEMNFVYSTSNAGNQLSKVHQDLVGSLDFEFTDTVNPNVDVLFLCLGHGNSVKFLEANTFSEDTKIIDLGNDFRLEADKVFNGKTFVYGLPELQREAIKKANYVANPGCFATAIQLGLLPLAEANLLNNDVHINAVTGATGAGTSLSATTHYTWRDNNFSYYKPFTHQHLGEINQSVKQLQGDFASDILFMPNRGNFSRGIFATIYTDFEGAVEDAKAMYQAFYKDAEFTFVADDFLHLKQVVNTNKCLIHLHKHGGKLLITSIIDNLLKGASGQAVENMNLMFGLEETTGLGLKATYF; from the coding sequence ATGATCCAAGTTGGAATTATAGGTGGCGCAGGGTACACAGCAGGCGAGTTAATAAGATTACTTATTCATCACCCCGAAGCTGAAATGAACTTTGTGTATAGCACCAGTAATGCAGGAAATCAATTAAGTAAAGTGCATCAAGATTTAGTAGGGTCTTTAGATTTTGAATTTACAGATACCGTAAATCCAAATGTAGACGTGTTGTTTTTATGCTTAGGCCATGGGAATTCGGTGAAGTTTTTAGAAGCTAACACTTTTTCTGAGGATACTAAAATCATCGATTTAGGAAACGATTTTAGACTGGAGGCCGATAAAGTTTTTAATGGAAAAACCTTTGTATATGGCTTGCCAGAATTACAAAGAGAAGCTATTAAAAAAGCAAACTATGTAGCGAATCCTGGTTGTTTTGCAACAGCCATCCAGTTGGGGCTTTTACCTTTAGCTGAAGCCAATTTGCTAAATAACGATGTACATATTAATGCCGTAACAGGGGCAACAGGCGCTGGGACTTCATTGTCTGCGACCACACATTACACGTGGCGTGATAATAATTTCTCGTACTATAAACCTTTTACGCATCAGCATTTAGGAGAAATTAATCAATCGGTTAAACAGTTGCAAGGTGATTTTGCTTCAGATATCCTTTTTATGCCAAATCGCGGGAATTTTTCACGAGGCATTTTTGCAACGATTTACACCGATTTTGAAGGTGCTGTAGAAGACGCGAAGGCCATGTATCAAGCTTTTTATAAAGATGCTGAATTTACTTTTGTAGCCGACGATTTTTTACATTTAAAACAAGTGGTAAACACAAACAAATGTTTAATTCACTTGCATAAACATGGAGGGAAGCTTTTAATAACAAGCATTATCGATAACCTGTTAAAAGGAGCTTCGGGACAAGCTGTTGAGAATATGAACTTAATGTTTGGTTTAGAAGAAACCACAGGATTAGGATTAAAGGCGACTTATTTTTAA
- the ilvA gene encoding threonine ammonia-lyase IlvA: protein MNKENTYFPKLSDIKVAADTIKNVSAVTPLGHSLRYSKQFEAQVFLKREDLQQVRSYKIRGAYNKISSLTPKQSACGVVCASAGNHAQGVALSCKLLKIKGTIFMPTPTPKQKVEQVEMFGEDFIEIKLIGDTYDDASKAALLECEQLEKTFIHPFDDEKVIEGQATVGLEIIEQAKNPIDYVFIPIGGGGLASGLSTVFKALSPKTKIIGVEPEGAPSMTVSIKNNKNTALDEIEKFIDGAAVKRVGDLNFAICKENLDDTIAVPEGKVCETILELYNKDAIVVEPAGALSISALDFFADDIKGKNVVCVVSGSNNDITRTPEIKERALLYANLKHYFIVNFPQRAGALKEFVVDILGETDDITYFQYAKKTNRENGSAVVGVQLKASEDLEPLISRMKKRNFFGDYLNNKPDLFEFLV, encoded by the coding sequence ATGAACAAGGAAAACACATATTTTCCTAAGTTAAGTGATATAAAGGTAGCTGCCGATACGATTAAAAACGTATCGGCAGTTACGCCTTTAGGGCATAGCTTAAGGTATTCTAAACAGTTTGAAGCGCAGGTGTTTTTGAAGCGTGAAGACCTTCAGCAAGTGCGTTCGTATAAAATTCGTGGGGCCTATAATAAAATTAGTTCGTTAACGCCAAAGCAATCGGCTTGCGGCGTGGTTTGTGCCAGTGCAGGGAATCATGCGCAAGGGGTCGCGCTATCTTGTAAATTATTGAAGATAAAAGGCACGATATTTATGCCTACACCAACACCGAAACAGAAGGTAGAACAGGTTGAAATGTTTGGTGAGGATTTTATTGAAATCAAACTTATTGGTGATACTTACGACGATGCAAGTAAAGCGGCGCTTCTAGAATGTGAACAGTTGGAGAAAACCTTTATTCACCCTTTTGATGATGAAAAAGTAATAGAAGGACAGGCTACTGTGGGACTGGAAATTATAGAGCAAGCTAAAAACCCTATCGATTATGTATTTATTCCTATTGGCGGCGGTGGTTTAGCTTCAGGGTTGTCTACCGTTTTTAAAGCTTTATCGCCAAAAACTAAAATTATTGGTGTGGAGCCTGAAGGCGCACCTTCCATGACGGTATCCATTAAAAATAATAAAAACACAGCCTTAGACGAGATTGAAAAATTTATCGATGGTGCTGCCGTAAAACGTGTTGGCGATTTAAACTTTGCCATATGTAAAGAAAACCTCGATGATACCATAGCCGTACCCGAAGGTAAGGTATGTGAAACCATATTAGAACTCTATAACAAAGATGCTATTGTAGTAGAGCCTGCAGGTGCTTTAAGTATTTCAGCTTTAGATTTTTTTGCTGATGACATAAAAGGTAAAAACGTGGTTTGTGTGGTTAGTGGCAGTAATAACGACATCACCAGAACACCAGAAATTAAAGAACGTGCTTTGTTATACGCGAATTTGAAGCACTATTTTATAGTTAATTTTCCGCAGCGCGCAGGAGCTTTAAAAGAATTTGTAGTCGATATTCTGGGTGAAACCGATGATATCACCTACTTTCAATACGCTAAAAAAACCAATCGCGAAAATGGTTCGGCGGTAGTAGGCGTGCAGCTAAAAGCTTCAGAAGATTTAGAACCACTTATTTCAAGAATGAAAAAGCGTAATTTTTTTGGTGACTATTTAAACAATAAGCCTGATTTATTTGAGTTTTTAGTATAA
- a CDS encoding GNAT family N-acetyltransferase: MKVVIADKSHVKYAEIICETIASSAAIRGTGIARRSPEYIATKMENGNAVIALDQGKFAGFCYIEKWGHGKFVANSGLIVHPDYRGIGLAKLIKHKIFEHSRTKFPDAKIFSITTGSAVMKMNSDLGYKPVVFSELTDDQTFWDGCQTCKNYDVLTRTNRKMCLCTGMLYDPNLKDKAVKPIKNNVFARLKRIKRALFLKHEKNDGTEPTNIDTD; encoded by the coding sequence ATGAAGGTTGTAATAGCCGATAAGTCTCATGTGAAATACGCAGAAATCATCTGCGAAACCATTGCATCGTCTGCCGCCATTAGGGGTACGGGGATTGCTAGACGTTCTCCAGAATATATTGCTACTAAAATGGAAAATGGAAATGCTGTTATAGCCTTAGATCAAGGTAAATTTGCAGGGTTTTGTTATATCGAAAAGTGGGGGCACGGAAAGTTTGTGGCCAATTCTGGTCTCATTGTGCATCCCGATTATAGAGGCATCGGATTAGCTAAGCTCATCAAGCATAAGATTTTTGAACACTCTAGAACAAAATTTCCTGACGCCAAAATTTTTAGTATCACTACCGGATCCGCAGTTATGAAAATGAATAGCGACTTAGGCTATAAACCAGTGGTATTTTCCGAGTTAACCGACGACCAAACCTTTTGGGATGGTTGTCAAACTTGCAAAAATTATGACGTTTTAACGCGAACAAACCGCAAAATGTGTTTGTGTACAGGTATGTTGTACGACCCTAATTTAAAAGATAAGGCCGTAAAACCTATAAAAAATAATGTGTTTGCAAGATTAAAACGAATTAAACGCGCTCTGTTTTTAAAGCATGAAAAAAATGATGGAACAGAGCCTACTAACATTGACACAGATTAA
- a CDS encoding GNAT family N-acetyltransferase, translating into MNTLLDIDTEIDQLIEQAEAFCEKEGIEIKLVYKLSNKSLEIISERSKTLSTLYYVSVEMLKKRAENGCFILKKDDEIIGHIFVHEHQVKEHFVYERSSLWVDSTYRNCNLGLLLMARMTEFFSETFLISIAQTPKVHQYNELLGMTHVTLSKMSAQLVQELEKLGKLRDELNYRYYVNACFASEIGQLK; encoded by the coding sequence ATGAATACATTACTAGATATCGATACTGAAATCGATCAGCTTATCGAACAAGCTGAAGCCTTTTGCGAAAAGGAAGGTATCGAAATCAAATTGGTATATAAACTTTCCAACAAATCATTAGAGATTATTTCCGAAAGATCTAAAACGCTTTCTACATTGTATTATGTGAGTGTAGAAATGCTTAAAAAACGTGCCGAAAACGGATGTTTTATCTTGAAGAAAGATGACGAGATAATTGGGCACATCTTCGTGCATGAACATCAAGTTAAAGAGCATTTTGTATACGAGCGCTCTTCATTATGGGTGGATAGTACGTATAGAAATTGCAATTTAGGTTTATTGTTAATGGCAAGAATGACCGAGTTTTTTAGTGAAACTTTTCTCATTTCTATCGCCCAAACTCCTAAAGTGCATCAGTATAATGAGCTGCTTGGTATGACTCACGTGACCTTGTCTAAAATGTCGGCCCAGCTCGTGCAAGAGCTCGAGAAATTAGGGAAATTACGTGATGAATTGAATTATAGATATTATGTAAATGCCTGTTTTGCTTCAGAAATAGGTCAGTTAAAATAG